Proteins encoded within one genomic window of Bacteroides sedimenti:
- a CDS encoding dihydrodipicolinate synthase family protein, which produces MEKIQGLIAAAFTPFHEDGSLNLNMIPVIVDKLVNDGLKGVFVCGSNGEGPNMTTEERMLVTEAFVKAANGRLMIIVHVGHSSIAESRKLAAHAAAVGADAFSSVAAFYFKPTSVETLANCMAQIASAAPDLPFYYYHIPTLTGVGMDMVEFLKYAGTLIPNLAGIKYTSSTIHEYQSCLEFEHGKFDVLFGFDELLLPALSIGAQGAIGSTYCFAAPQYLKTIEVFKQRDTEAARKQHAFMVEVIRIFARYPSVPAQKAIMKMLGWDMGPCRLPLVTLSKEQYDKLNMELAEISFFEKVQGA; this is translated from the coding sequence ATGGAAAAGATTCAAGGGTTGATTGCCGCTGCATTTACCCCATTTCATGAAGATGGTTCTTTGAACCTCAACATGATACCAGTTATTGTTGATAAGTTGGTAAACGACGGATTAAAAGGTGTATTCGTATGTGGCAGTAACGGAGAAGGCCCAAATATGACTACTGAAGAGAGGATGTTGGTTACAGAAGCATTTGTAAAAGCAGCGAATGGTCGATTAATGATAATCGTGCATGTTGGACATAGCAGTATTGCCGAATCAAGAAAATTGGCAGCCCATGCCGCAGCAGTTGGAGCTGATGCCTTCTCTTCGGTTGCCGCTTTTTATTTTAAGCCCACTTCGGTCGAGACCTTGGCAAACTGTATGGCTCAGATTGCAAGTGCCGCACCCGACCTACCTTTTTATTATTATCACATACCCACACTTACAGGAGTAGGAATGGATATGGTTGAATTCCTGAAATATGCAGGTACCTTAATTCCTAACCTTGCAGGAATAAAATATACCTCATCTACCATTCATGAATATCAATCTTGTCTGGAATTTGAGCATGGGAAGTTTGATGTACTGTTTGGTTTTGATGAACTGCTGTTGCCGGCTTTGTCAATCGGTGCCCAAGGAGCAATCGGAAGCACATATTGTTTTGCTGCTCCTCAATATCTGAAAACAATAGAGGTATTTAAGCAGAGAGATACAGAGGCAGCCAGAAAGCAACATGCTTTCATGGTAGAAGTGATCCGTATTTTTGCGCGCTATCCTTCTGTACCTGCACAGAAAGCTATTATGAAAATGTTAGGGTGGGATATGGGACCTTGCAGACTTCCGTTGGTTACTTTAAGCAAGGAGCAATACGATAAATTAAACATGGAACTAGCTGAAATTTCATTTTTCGAAAAGGTTCAAGGAGCATAG
- a CDS encoding class I SAM-dependent methyltransferase: MSEFDSKARGWDKESVHWERSKAIADRMLKGIPARKGMKALEYGAGTGILSFMLSDLFEEITLMDNSPEMIKVIQEKVAASKSAHLKPVLFNLEQTEYNFGSFDCIFTQMAMHHVSDIDLVLERFYRILNPGGLLFIADLYAEDGSFHGEGFTGHNGFDVEQLKARLLKKGFVHTTTEQCFIMKKATGDIVREYPVFLMIAEKP; the protein is encoded by the coding sequence ATGAGCGAATTTGACAGCAAAGCCAGGGGATGGGACAAGGAATCGGTTCACTGGGAACGATCGAAAGCGATAGCAGACAGAATGTTAAAAGGGATACCTGCAAGAAAAGGGATGAAAGCGCTGGAATATGGAGCCGGCACCGGAATTCTGAGTTTTATGCTATCGGACCTATTTGAGGAGATTACCCTTATGGACAACTCTCCGGAGATGATAAAGGTGATTCAGGAGAAAGTGGCTGCGAGCAAGTCGGCACACCTGAAACCTGTGCTCTTTAATCTGGAGCAAACAGAATACAACTTCGGTTCATTTGACTGCATCTTTACTCAGATGGCTATGCACCATGTATCGGATATTGATTTGGTACTGGAGAGATTTTACAGAATTCTCAATCCGGGAGGATTACTTTTCATTGCCGATCTATACGCTGAAGATGGCTCTTTTCATGGCGAAGGTTTTACCGGACATAACGGATTTGATGTGGAGCAACTGAAAGCGCGTTTACTGAAAAAAGGATTTGTTCATACTACCACAGAGCAGTGTTTCATCATGAAAAAGGCAACCGGAGATATAGTGCGTGAATATCCGGTGTTTTTGATGATTGCGGAAAAACCGTAA
- a CDS encoding FadR/GntR family transcriptional regulator — MNFDIDTRTVTLVDKVESSILDYIKKNELRPGNSLPNEIELAIELGISRNVLREALSRLRMLGIIQSRTKRGIIIQEPSLLTGFERAVEPYLLSENTVVEMMGMRIIIENGLVDFLFENLTDQHILELESIVYSQESKLYPLTVEQETVFHKKIYEITGNNFMVQFQQIIQPVLEVANKDYQSSFAPVNERLLKEGRMVTHKELFLFIKNRDLEGYRNAIKLHLLPYIEFVKSRS; from the coding sequence ATGAATTTTGATATTGATACCCGAACAGTTACACTTGTGGATAAGGTTGAATCATCTATATTGGATTATATAAAAAAGAATGAATTGCGACCGGGCAATTCACTTCCAAATGAGATTGAACTGGCAATAGAATTAGGAATAAGTCGCAACGTTTTGCGCGAAGCATTAAGCCGACTGAGAATGCTGGGCATAATTCAGTCGCGAACCAAACGTGGGATTATTATACAGGAGCCCTCGCTTCTTACCGGTTTTGAAAGAGCTGTCGAACCTTATCTCCTAAGCGAAAATACGGTTGTTGAGATGATGGGAATGCGAATAATAATTGAAAACGGGCTTGTCGATTTCTTATTCGAAAATTTAACCGATCAACATATCCTCGAATTGGAATCCATAGTTTATTCGCAGGAATCTAAATTGTACCCTTTGACTGTAGAACAGGAAACGGTATTTCATAAAAAAATATATGAGATAACCGGGAATAACTTCATGGTTCAGTTTCAACAGATTATCCAGCCTGTTCTTGAGGTTGCCAACAAAGATTATCAGAGCAGTTTTGCTCCTGTTAACGAACGATTACTTAAAGAGGGACGAATGGTAACCCACAAAGAATTGTTCCTTTTTATTAAGAACAGAGACTTGGAAGGGTATCGTAATGCCATTAAACTCCACTTGTTGCCGTATATAGAATTTGTAAAGAGCAGATCGTGA
- a CDS encoding sialidase family protein, whose protein sequence is MKKIIIAAIALLSCLTMHAQQKFVPVFVSGTDGYKSFRIPAIVSLPNGSLLAFCEGRVNGSGDYGNIDIVMKRSIDKGKTWSALQVVADYGNLQLCNPAPVVDLSDPLYPKGRIFLFYNTGNNHEGEILNGKGIKYCMYKTSVDGGNTWSDPVDITEQVHRPNQPSVNPIYNFKEDWRYYANTPGHAMQFQSGKYKGRIFVAANHSAGNPQKGAGHYVAHGYYSDDHGKTFKLGNSLNLPGSNESMAVELSGSRLMMNSRNQRGDVRARIVSISSDGGASWDSTYFDHKLIDPVCQGSILNVGEKKGKNILAFCNAADVKERNNLTLRISFDEGNTWTKSIPVYKGQSNSGQGSDFSAYSDLVTLSQKHVGILFEKDGYSQIVFTEVKWR, encoded by the coding sequence ATGAAAAAGATAATTATAGCAGCAATTGCGCTTTTGAGTTGCCTGACCATGCATGCGCAGCAAAAATTTGTGCCGGTATTTGTCTCCGGAACAGATGGATATAAGAGTTTTCGAATACCGGCAATAGTAAGTTTACCCAACGGCAGTTTACTCGCCTTTTGTGAAGGCAGAGTAAATGGGTCCGGTGATTACGGTAATATTGATATTGTGATGAAACGCAGCATCGATAAGGGAAAAACGTGGTCGGCCCTTCAGGTTGTGGCAGACTATGGAAACCTTCAGTTGTGCAACCCGGCACCGGTTGTAGATCTGAGCGATCCGCTTTACCCAAAAGGAAGGATTTTCCTTTTTTATAATACCGGCAACAACCACGAAGGCGAAATTCTCAATGGCAAAGGCATTAAATACTGCATGTACAAAACATCGGTCGACGGAGGAAACACCTGGTCAGATCCGGTCGACATAACCGAGCAGGTACATCGCCCTAATCAGCCTTCCGTCAATCCCATATATAATTTCAAGGAAGATTGGCGGTATTATGCCAATACCCCCGGGCATGCCATGCAGTTTCAGTCAGGAAAGTATAAGGGACGGATTTTTGTTGCTGCCAATCATAGCGCCGGCAATCCGCAAAAAGGGGCGGGGCACTATGTTGCCCATGGTTATTACTCCGATGATCATGGAAAAACATTCAAGTTAGGCAACAGCTTAAACTTACCCGGTAGTAATGAATCAATGGCTGTTGAACTTTCCGGCAGTCGGTTAATGATGAACAGTCGCAACCAGCGGGGAGATGTTAGAGCCCGGATCGTTTCCATCAGCAGTGATGGCGGAGCCAGTTGGGATAGCACCTATTTCGACCACAAACTGATTGACCCTGTTTGCCAGGGAAGCATCCTTAACGTGGGCGAGAAGAAAGGAAAGAATATCCTGGCTTTTTGCAATGCCGCCGATGTTAAGGAGAGAAACAACCTCACACTTCGCATCAGTTTCGATGAAGGCAACACATGGACCAAAAGCATCCCGGTGTATAAAGGACAATCAAACTCCGGGCAAGGATCCGATTTCTCCGCTTATTCCGATTTGGTAACACTAAGCCAAAAGCATGTCGGAATCTTATTCGAGAAGGACGGTTATTCTCAGATTGTATTTACCGAGGTGAAGTGGCGGTGA